Part of the Oerskovia paurometabola genome is shown below.
CTCACGCCCGCGGGCGCGGCCGGTCGCGAGTGGGACGTCGTGGTCGTGGCCGGTGTCCAGGACGGCGTGTGGCCGGACCTGCGGCTGCGTGACTCCTTGCTCGGCTCCGAGGCGCTCGTCGAGCTCCTCGCTGGGCGCTCGCAGGACGCGCACGGCCTGGGGCCGGACGCCCGGCGCGCCGTCCTCACCGACGAGCTGCGGTCCTTCGCGGTCGCGACCTCGCGCGCGACGCGACGCCTGCTCGTGACGGCCGTGAGCGACGTCGACGAGGTCCCCTCGCCGTTCGTCGACCTCGTGTGCCCGCCCGCGGGACCTGACGACACCGACGAGGGACCGGGCGCGGTGCCCGGCGACGACGGGGACGGGCCCGCGGTACCCGACGAGGACCGCGACCCGCGCCGCGTCGAGGTCGGGCAGCCGCTCGACCTGCGCGGGCTCGTCGCCTCGGCGCGCAGCCTGCTCGTCGAGGAGGTCGTGAAGGCGTCGCCCGAGGTGCCCGCACCTTCCGTGCGGTCGGCTGCCCCTGGTGGGCGGCGCGGCCGCGCGGACTCTTCGGACCCCGCGCGCGCCGACGACCTCGCGGAGCTCCTCGCCGACCTGGCGCTCGCAGGCGTCGGCGAGGCGCGCCCCGAGTCCTGGTACGGCGTCAACCCGGTCTCCAGCACCGAACCCCTGTGGGGTCCCGAGGACACGGTCATGATCTCCCCGTCCAAGGTCGAGTCGGTGAGCAGGTGCGCGCTGCGCTGGGCCGTCGAGAGCGCAGGCGGCACGGCCCCCGACGCGACCGCGCAGTCCCTGGGCAACCTGGTGCACTCGATCGCGCAGGAGGCACCGCGCGGGACGCACTCCGAGCTCGCTGCCGAGCTGGACCGGCGCTGGCCCGAGCTCGCGCTCACGCCGGGCTGGCCCGCGACCCAGACGCGGCACAAGGCCGAGGACATGGTCGGCCGGCTCGCGGGGTACCTGCAGTCCGCAGGCGAGCCGTTGCTCGTCGAGGCGCCGTTCGAGCTCGAGATCGGCCGCGCCGTGCTGCGCGGGGTCATCGACCGGGTCGAGGACGCCGGGGACGGCGCGGTGCGCGTCGCGGACCTCAAGACGGGCAAGACCAAGCCGTCGGTCGCCGAGGCCGTGACCAACCCTCAGCTCGGTACCTATCAGCTCGCCGTGGAGGGCGGGGTCCTCGACCTGCCCGACGGCACCCGCAGCGCGGGCGCCCAGCTCGTGTTCGTGGGCGACGGCAAGGACGCCGGCCTGCGGACGCAGCCCGCGCTCGAGCCCGAGCCCGACGGGTCGAGCTGGGCGCGCGAGCTCGTGGAGGACGTCGCGGACACCATGGCCGACTCGGTGTTCACGGCCCGCGAGAACAAGCTGTGCTCGGTGTGCCCCGTGCGCCGCTCCTGCCCCCTCATGCCGGAAGGCCGCCAGGTGATCGCATGAGCGCCGAGTCGCTGTTCGACGACGTCGACCTCGGGGCGGTCGGGTTCCCGGCCGGGGCTGACGGGCCGGGCGAGCGGGAGCTGCCCGAGCCGCGGTTCTCGGCCGTGCGCATCGCGGAGATGCTCGGGCGTCCGCGACCCACCGACGAGCAGGTCGCCGTGATCGAGGCGCCCCTCGCGCCGATGCTCGTGGTGGCCGGGGCGGGGTCGGGCAAGACCGAGACCATGGCCGCGCGCGTCGTGTGGCTCATCGCGAACGAGTGGGTCGCCAAGGAGGCCGTGCTCGGCCTGACGTTCACGCGCAAGGCCGCGGGCGAGCTCGCCGAACGTGTCCAGTCGCGCCTCGTGCAGCTCGACCGCGCACTGGGCAAGGACGGCGCTGCGCTGTCGATGCTGGACCGGCCCGCGATCTCGACGTACAACTCCTACGCCGCCTCGCTCGTGGGGGACCACGCGCTGCGCATCGGCATCGAGCCCGGCGCGCGGCTGCTCTCGGAGGCCAGCCAGTGGCAGCTCGCGGCGGAGGTCGTCGAGAGCTGGGCCGGAGACCTCCAGACCGACGCCGCGTTCTCGACGGTCGTGGGCGCGGTCCTGTCGCTGTCCGGGGCGCTGAGCGAGCACCTGCTGAGCCCTGACGAGGCCCGCGCGGGCATCACGGGCATCGTCGACAAGATCCTGGCGACGCCGCTCGGCGGCAAGCGCACCGAGCACTATGCCGAGGTCAAGCGGCTCCTGGGCTCGCTCGGTGAGCGCCACCGGCTGCTCGACGTCGTCGAGACCTACCAGGAGCGCAAGCGGACGTCGGACTCGCTCGACTTCGGGGACCAGGTCGCGATCGCGGCCCGGCTCGCGCGGACCGTGCCCGCGGTGGGCGCGGGGGAGCGGGCCCGGTACGGCGTCGTGCTGCTCGACGAGTACCAGGACACGTCCTACGCACAGGTCGAGCTCCTGTGCGCGCTGTTCGGCGGGCACCCGGTGACGGCGGTCGGCGACCCGAACCAGTCGATCTACGGCTGGCGCGGCGCGAGCGCGTCGGGGCTGGCACGGTTTCCCGAGCGGTTCCGCGCGACGGGCCCCGGCAGCACGGGCGCACCGGCCGACGTGCAGTACCTCAGTACGTCCTGGCGCAACGACCGTGCCGTACTGGCCGCGGCCAACGTCACGGCTGCGCCGTTGCGCGAGGGCGCTACGCGCGTGCCCGTGCCGCAGCTCGACGAGCGTCCCGGCGCGGGTCGCGGTGTCGTGACCGGTGTGTACGCGGCGACGCTCGAGGAGGAGGCCGCGGCGGTCGCTGACTTCGTCGCCGAGCGGTGGCGTCCGCGCACGCGCCGTCAGGAACGCGTGACCGCAGCGGTGCTGTGCCGCGCGCGCTCGCAGTTCCTCGCGATGGAGGTCGCGCTGCGCGCCAAGGGGCTGCCGGTCGAGGTCGTGGGGCTGGGCGGCCTGCTCTCGACCCCGGAGGTCGTGGACCTCGTGGCGCTCCTGGAGGTCGCGCACGACCCGTCGCGCGGCGACTCGCTCATGCGTGTCCTCACGGGTCCGCGCCTCAACCTGGGCGCGGCCGACCTGCACGCGCTGAGCAGCTGGGCGGCGGACCTGGCGCGCCGGGACGCGGCGCGCCGCCCGTCTGCCGACTCCTCTCCCGCCGGCCCGCCCGACGGCGGAGCGTCCGCCGGTCCGTCGGGTGCGGGCACGTCGGGCGAGGCAGAGCTGCCTGGCGTCGCCGCGGACGGGACGCTCACGGTGGTCGAGGGCGACGTCGTCGACCACCGGTCGATCGTCGACGCGCTCGACGACCTGCCCGCCCCGGGGCACCCCGCGCGGGACGGTCGCGTGCTCACCGAGGCCGGGCACGCGCGGCTCGCCGCGCTGTCCAGGGTGCTGCGCGACCTGCGCGGGCAGACGTACCTGTCGCTCCCCGAGCTCGTGACCCAGGCCGAGCGGGCGCTGGGCCTCGACATCGAGGTGACCACCGCGGCCACGCTCGCGGCCGGCGGGTACGGCGAGGAGGTCGGGGACCGCGGGCGCGCGCACCTCGACGCGTTCCGCGACGTCGCGGCGACGTTCTCGCAGTCCGCTGACCTGCCCACGCTCGGCGCCTTCCTCGCATGGCTCGGCACGGCCGGGTCGCAGGAGCGGGGGCTCGACCTCCCCGTGCGCGAACCCGACCCGGACGCGGTGCAGATCATCACGGTGCACGCCTCGAAGGGGCTGGAGTGGGACGTCGTCGCCGTGCCGGGCATGGTCGACGGGATCTTCCCCAGCACGGCCGTGGGGGACAAGGGGCCGACCGACAGCGGCTGGTTCACCGGGCTGGGCAACCTGCCGTACCCGTTGCGCGGCGACGCCGAGGACCTGCCCGTCTTCCACTACGAGGTCGCCGAGGACGCCAAGGACCTCGACGGTCGCCGCAAGGAGTTCCTCGCGGCGAGCGGCGAGCACCAGGTCGACGAGGAGCGCCGTCTCGCCTACGTCGCGTTCACGCGCGCCCGCGCCGAGCTCCTTCTCGCCGGCTCCTGGTGGCGGGACGCGACCAAGCCGCGCACCCCGTCGCCGTTCCTCGTCGAGCTCGCCGAGGCCGGGATCATCAGCGCGGCCGACTGGGCCGGCATGCCCGAGAAGGACGAGACCAACCCGCGCGACGAGCTGGTCAACGAGGCCGAGTGGCCGCGCGGGGAGCCGGGGGCCGACGGCGCCGGTGCAGACGGGGCCGTGGCCGACGGGTCCCCCACACCGCCGTCCGCGCCGACCGCCGAGCCGCGCGCTCGCGCGGTCGTGCGGGCCGCCGCAGACCGGGTCCGCGACCGGATCGACGCCCGCGCGTCGCGCTCGGTCGCAGCCGGTCGCGGCGGGGACGTGGGGTCGGGTGCCCTCTCGGAGGGGCAGGTGCCGCTGCTGGACGGGTCGGGCACGGACCTGCGCGAGCTCGCGCGCATCCTGCTCGAGGAGCGCGACCGCCGTGACGCCCGGAGCAGCGAGATCTCGTTCCCCGCGCACATCTCGGCGTCCGGGCTCGTGCGTCTGGCCGCGGACCGGGGCGAGTACGCGCTGCACCTGCGGCGTCCGGTGCCTGCGCAGCCCACGGTGCACGCGCGCCGCGGCACGCAGTTCCACCTGTGGGCCGAGCAGTACTTCACGTCGTCGTCGTTGCTCGACGTCGACGACCTCCCCGGTGCCGACGACGAGGACATCTCGCCGGACCTGGACCTCGACACGCTCCAGCAGACGTTCCTCGCCTCGGAGTGGGCGGGGCGCACTCCGCTCGCCGTGGAGGTCGACGTCGAGACCCCGGTCGGCGGGATCATGTTCCGCTCGCGCATCGACGCGGTCTTCCCCGAGAGCCCCGAGCACGCGGCCGGCGCGCACGACGCCGTGGTGGTCGTGGACTGGAAGACGGGCAAGGCCCCCCGCGACGCCGAGGCCCGGCGCACGCGCGAGGTCCAGCTCGCGGTCTACCGGCTCGCCTGGTCCCGCTGGTCCGGGCTGCCGGTCGAGAAGGTCAACGCGGCGTTCTACTACCTGGGCTCGGACGAGACCGTGCGCCCGGACCGACTGCTCGACGCGGCCGAGCTGGAGGTGCTCGTGGCGGGCAGCTGACGACGGCCGGGCCGGGGAATGCCCGCTACCCCTCGCTCTCCCCGCTCGTCACCTCGTCGAGGTCGATCAGCATGTCGACCGCGTCGTCGATCACGTCCTGGTGCCCGTGCCGGACGCCGTGCAGCAGCCAGCGGGCCAGCGCGAGCTCGCCCGCGAGCAGCGCCCGGTCGGTCAGGTGCGGGTCGGTGAGCTCGGTGCGGCGGAGCTGGTAGGCCTCCATGATCGAGTCGATCGCCTCGGGCGGGGCCGCGACGAGCAGCCATGCGAGGTCGTCGGCGGGGTCGGCGACGCGCGCCTCGGCCCAGTCGGTGATGGCGACGACGCGGCCGCGCGCGACGAGGACCTGCTCGGTGCCCAGGTCGCCGTGGACGACGACGGGCTGGTACTTCCACAGCGACACGTCCTCGAGCGCGGCCTCCCAGCGGCGCAGGAGCCGGGCGGGCACCCTGCCGGTCTTGGCGGCCTCGTCGACCTCGGCGAGGCGCCGGTCGCGGTACTCGGCGGCCGTGTAGACGGGCAGGCCCGCGTTCTCGACGACCGAGTGCGGGAGCTCGTGCACGGCGGCGAGGACGCGACCGAGGTCGGCGGCGAGCCCGGGTCCGGGGCGCAGCGTGTCGAGGTCGAGGGGGACCCCGCCGTACCGGTGGTGCACGACGGCGCGCCCGCCCTCGGGGAGCAGCGCGTAGCCCAGGACGTCGGGCACGGTGAAGGACAGGACGCCCGTCGTCACGTAGTGCCGCAGCGAGTCCAGGAGCGCGGTCTCGGCCTCGAGGGCCGCGCCGGCCGCGAGGGTGCGGGGAGCGCGGACGACCCATTCCTGTCCGCCGCTGTCGGTGACGATCGCGACGTCGTCGTCGCCCGTCGCTTCGGACGGCCGCACGGACCGGACGTCGAGGCCGGGGACGGCCGCGGTCGCGAGCGCGGCGAGGTTGAGCGGTGAGCGTGGCACGCGTCCACGGTAGTCGGTGCGGGGCGGGCGGCGTCACCCGGACCGGAACGTGTCCACCACGCGCACCTGCCGGGTGCAGCGTCGGCCCTGCGTGACCTACGGTCGACGAGTGACCGACCAGACCTCGCCCGCCGCCTCTCCCAGCGCGTTCGCCGCGCACCTCCCGCTCGCGCACTCGATGCTCGACCGGGCGGCGCACCGCCGCACCGAGGAGGGCCTGTTCGCGACGCTCCGCGCCGACCCGTCGACACGCGTGGTGCTGCTGCACCGCGGTCGGCTCGCGACCGGCCCGGACGGCCTCGCGCTCGCGACGCCGCAGGAGGTCGCGGCCGTCCCCGAGCCGCACGCGGCCTCGGGCGACCACAGCAACACGCCGCGCTGGATCTTCCTGGGCGAGGACGCGCCGTCGGGCACGTCCTTCCTGGCTCTCCTCCTGCCCGACGACGCGGACGACCTCGACCTCGACATCGAGGGCGTGGATCCCAAGGGTCCGTTGTCGGTCCTGGTGCGCTCGCACGAGTGGGCGGGGCTGCGCGAGCTCGCCTCGCGCCTGGGGCCGCGCGACACGGGCCTGGCGACCGAGGCCGTCGCGCTCGCCGCCTGGCACGCGGCCAACGAGCGCTGCCCGCGCTGCGGCGAGCCGACGGTGCCGGTCGCGGCGGGCTGGGTGCGGCGCTGCGTCGCGCAGGACGTCGAGCACTACCCGCGCACGGACCCGGCGGTCATCATGGCGGTCGTCGACCCGGGTACGGGCCCGGGTGAGGACCGGCTCCTGCTGGGTCACGCCGCGCACTGGCCCGAGGGCCGCTTCTCGACGCTCGCGGGCTACGTCGAGCCGGGCGAGGGGCTCGAGCAGGCGGTGCGGCGCGAGGTCGCCGAGGAGGTCGGCGTCACGGTCGGGGAGGTCGTCTACCGCGCGAGCCAGCCGTGGCCGTTCCCGGCCTCGCTCATGCTGGGCTTCACGGCCACGGCGCTCACGACGGACGTCCGGCCCGACGGCGAGGAGGTCACCGACGCGCGCTGGTTCACCCGCGCACAGCTCACCGAGGCCACGCAGAGCGGGGAGGTGAGGCTGCCGAGCCGTTCGTCGATCGCGCGGGCGCTCATCGAGGACTGGTTCGGCGGCCCGCTCGCGGGGGAGTGACCTACCACGGGGGCGTCCAGAGTGCTCGACGGGCCGATCCCCGGTGCCCTGCCTACGGTGGACGCACCGGCTCGTCCACCCTGAGGAGTGAGCATGAACCCGTCGATCAGCGTTCTCTTCCGTGCGATCCCGCTCGCGATGGGGGCGGTCTGCCTCGCGTTCGGGCTCTACGTCCTGTCGGGCGGTGACGACGCGAACCACTTCGTCGCAGGTCACGTCAACGTGGCCCTGACCGCGATCTGCATCGCGCTGTTCACGACCGCCGCGACGATCATCCGCCAGCTCGTCCACCGGTACGGCCGCGTCTGGGCCGTCGCGCTGCCCGTGCTCGGGTACGCGGTGGCTCTCGCGACCATGATCTGGGGCGTCACGATCATCGGCCGGGGCGACGAGCCGCAGTTCGTCGTGGCCGGGCACGTGGTGCTCGGCATCGGGTTCATCACGGGGTGCGTGAGCACCGTGGCCACGGCGTCGACCAAGTTCGTGCTCATCCAGAAGAGCGCGGCTCTTCCCGTCGGAGGCGGCGCGCCGGACGGCGCCTACCCGCGCGGGACGGGAACCCTGCTGATCGCGATCCCCGCCCTGTTCGCGGTGGCCGGTCTCGTCGTCGCGGCGACGCTCTACGCGCGCGGCGGCAACGCTGCCCTGGTCGCGGGCAACGTCGTGGTCGGGCTGTCGCTCGTCTGCTCCGCACTCGTCGCGCTCGTCGCGAGCATCGTGCGCCAGGTCCGCAACGAGTTCGGCGACGCCGAGCGCTACCGCTGGGCGTGGTGGGTCGTCGCGATGGGAACCATCAACGTCGCACTGGGGCTCGTGGTGCTCTTCAGCTCGGCCGACCCGGCGCGCCTGGCCCCCGGCACCGTGCTGATCGGCCTGGGCCTCATCTGCTTCAGCATCCTGTCCAAGGTGCTGCTGCTCGCGCTCGTGTGGCGCCAGGTCTTCGCGCTCGCCAACCGCATCCCCATCATCCCGGTGGCGACAGCGCTCGCGTGCCTGTTCTTCGCGGCGTTCCTCTTCGAAGCGACCATGACCGAGCCGGGCTTCTTCGTCGGCGCGCACGTCCTGGTGGGACTCGGTGCGGTCTGCTTCACGCTCTTCTCGATCGTGTCGATCCTCGAGGCGGGGACCTCGAAGTAGCCGTGCGGCCAGGCCTGGGCGCTCGAGCGGGCAGCACGAGGCGCCCGGTCCCGAGGACGGAAGAAGGCCCCGGACTCCGGTCCGGGGCCTTCTGCGCCGACGTGCCGCGCGGTGCACGCAAGGCCCGTCGGCGGCGAGGGGAGGTCAGAACGCGAGGCGCTCCTTGACCTGGGCGAGCGACGGGTTGGTCGCCGCGGTGCCGTCCGGGAAGACCACGGTGGGGACGGTCTGGTTGCCCCCGTTGACCTGCTCGACGTACGCCGCGCTCTCGGGGTGCTCCTCGATGTTGACCTCGGTGTACCCGATGCCCGCTGAGTCGAGCTGGGTCTTCAGGCGACGGCAGTAGCCGCACCAGGTCGTCGAGTACATGACGATCGATCCGGCGTCGGGGGTGGTCGGGGCCGTGGCCATCGGTGCTCCTTCGTTCGCGGGGCCCGAGGCGAGTGCACGGGCCGACAACCGGCCCAGGGTGCGAGCCCCGGGAGCTGTCGTCGTCAGGAACGCCCGCACGGGCCGGGTTGTTCCCGCTCACGTCCGACGCCCCCTACGGGGCAGCCGAACCTGTGGAGGATGGTGCCCGCTGTCGGCGGCGGCTGAGAGAATCGTCCTGATGCCGAACGAGTCAGCGGACCAGATCCTCGAAGCCCTCGACCCCGACCAGCGTGATGTCGCCCTCGCGCTGCACGGTCCCGTCTGCGTGCTCGCGGGCGCGGGCACGGGCAAGACGCGAGCCATCACGCACCGCATCGCGTACGGGGTGCGCACGGGCGTGTACACGCCCACGAGCGTCCTGGCGGTGACGTTCACGGCTCGCGCCGCGGGCGAGATGCGCACTCGCCTGCGCGAGCTCGGCGCGACGGGGGTCCAGGCCCGCACGTTCCACGCCGCGGCGCTGCGACAGCTCAGCTACTTCTGGCCCAAGGTCGTGGGCGGTGCGCCGCCGCGCATCCTCGAGTACAAGGCTCCTGTCGTCGGCGAGGCCGCGCGGCGGCTGGGGCTCGGCGTGGACCGGATCGCGGTCCGCGACCTGTCCTCGGAGGTCGAGTGGTCCAAGGTCTCGCTCGTCACGGCCGACGACTACGTCCG
Proteins encoded:
- a CDS encoding ATP-dependent DNA helicase, which produces MSAESLFDDVDLGAVGFPAGADGPGERELPEPRFSAVRIAEMLGRPRPTDEQVAVIEAPLAPMLVVAGAGSGKTETMAARVVWLIANEWVAKEAVLGLTFTRKAAGELAERVQSRLVQLDRALGKDGAALSMLDRPAISTYNSYAASLVGDHALRIGIEPGARLLSEASQWQLAAEVVESWAGDLQTDAAFSTVVGAVLSLSGALSEHLLSPDEARAGITGIVDKILATPLGGKRTEHYAEVKRLLGSLGERHRLLDVVETYQERKRTSDSLDFGDQVAIAARLARTVPAVGAGERARYGVVLLDEYQDTSYAQVELLCALFGGHPVTAVGDPNQSIYGWRGASASGLARFPERFRATGPGSTGAPADVQYLSTSWRNDRAVLAAANVTAAPLREGATRVPVPQLDERPGAGRGVVTGVYAATLEEEAAAVADFVAERWRPRTRRQERVTAAVLCRARSQFLAMEVALRAKGLPVEVVGLGGLLSTPEVVDLVALLEVAHDPSRGDSLMRVLTGPRLNLGAADLHALSSWAADLARRDAARRPSADSSPAGPPDGGASAGPSGAGTSGEAELPGVAADGTLTVVEGDVVDHRSIVDALDDLPAPGHPARDGRVLTEAGHARLAALSRVLRDLRGQTYLSLPELVTQAERALGLDIEVTTAATLAAGGYGEEVGDRGRAHLDAFRDVAATFSQSADLPTLGAFLAWLGTAGSQERGLDLPVREPDPDAVQIITVHASKGLEWDVVAVPGMVDGIFPSTAVGDKGPTDSGWFTGLGNLPYPLRGDAEDLPVFHYEVAEDAKDLDGRRKEFLAASGEHQVDEERRLAYVAFTRARAELLLAGSWWRDATKPRTPSPFLVELAEAGIISAADWAGMPEKDETNPRDELVNEAEWPRGEPGADGAGADGAVADGSPTPPSAPTAEPRARAVVRAAADRVRDRIDARASRSVAAGRGGDVGSGALSEGQVPLLDGSGTDLRELARILLEERDRRDARSSEISFPAHISASGLVRLAADRGEYALHLRRPVPAQPTVHARRGTQFHLWAEQYFTSSSLLDVDDLPGADDEDISPDLDLDTLQQTFLASEWAGRTPLAVEVDVETPVGGIMFRSRIDAVFPESPEHAAGAHDAVVVVDWKTGKAPRDAEARRTREVQLAVYRLAWSRWSGLPVEKVNAAFYYLGSDETVRPDRLLDAAELEVLVAGS
- a CDS encoding mycoredoxin — its product is MATAPTTPDAGSIVMYSTTWCGYCRRLKTQLDSAGIGYTEVNIEEHPESAAYVEQVNGGNQTVPTVVFPDGTAATNPSLAQVKERLAF
- a CDS encoding DUF2776 family protein — translated: MNPSISVLFRAIPLAMGAVCLAFGLYVLSGGDDANHFVAGHVNVALTAICIALFTTAATIIRQLVHRYGRVWAVALPVLGYAVALATMIWGVTIIGRGDEPQFVVAGHVVLGIGFITGCVSTVATASTKFVLIQKSAALPVGGGAPDGAYPRGTGTLLIAIPALFAVAGLVVAATLYARGGNAALVAGNVVVGLSLVCSALVALVASIVRQVRNEFGDAERYRWAWWVVAMGTINVALGLVVLFSSADPARLAPGTVLIGLGLICFSILSKVLLLALVWRQVFALANRIPIIPVATALACLFFAAFLFEATMTEPGFFVGAHVLVGLGAVCFTLFSIVSILEAGTSK
- the nudC gene encoding NAD(+) diphosphatase, with amino-acid sequence MTDQTSPAASPSAFAAHLPLAHSMLDRAAHRRTEEGLFATLRADPSTRVVLLHRGRLATGPDGLALATPQEVAAVPEPHAASGDHSNTPRWIFLGEDAPSGTSFLALLLPDDADDLDLDIEGVDPKGPLSVLVRSHEWAGLRELASRLGPRDTGLATEAVALAAWHAANERCPRCGEPTVPVAAGWVRRCVAQDVEHYPRTDPAVIMAVVDPGTGPGEDRLLLGHAAHWPEGRFSTLAGYVEPGEGLEQAVRREVAEEVGVTVGEVVYRASQPWPFPASLMLGFTATALTTDVRPDGEEVTDARWFTRAQLTEATQSGEVRLPSRSSIARALIEDWFGGPLAGE
- a CDS encoding phosphotransferase, which codes for MPRSPLNLAALATAAVPGLDVRSVRPSEATGDDDVAIVTDSGGQEWVVRAPRTLAAGAALEAETALLDSLRHYVTTGVLSFTVPDVLGYALLPEGGRAVVHHRYGGVPLDLDTLRPGPGLAADLGRVLAAVHELPHSVVENAGLPVYTAAEYRDRRLAEVDEAAKTGRVPARLLRRWEAALEDVSLWKYQPVVVHGDLGTEQVLVARGRVVAITDWAEARVADPADDLAWLLVAAPPEAIDSIMEAYQLRRTELTDPHLTDRALLAGELALARWLLHGVRHGHQDVIDDAVDMLIDLDEVTSGESEG